From the Carettochelys insculpta isolate YL-2023 chromosome 27, ASM3395843v1, whole genome shotgun sequence genome, one window contains:
- the TIMM13 gene encoding mitochondrial import inner membrane translocase subunit Tim13 has product MEGGLGSEFGAAGGKLDPGLIMEQVKVQIAVANAQELLQRMTDKCFRKCIGKPGSALDNSEQKCIAMCMDRYMDAWNTVSRAYNSRLQRERANM; this is encoded by the exons ATGGAGGGGGGGCTGGGCTCCGAGTTCGGGGCGGCGGGCGGGAAGCTGGACCCGGGGCTCATCATGGAGCAGGTGAAGGTGCAGATCGCCGTGGCCAACgcgcaggagctgctgcag AGGATGACGGACAAGTGTTTCCGGAAGTGCATCGGGAAGCCGGGCAGCGCGCTGGACAACTCGGAGCAG AAGTGCATTGCCATGTGTATGGACCGGTACATGGACGCCTGGAACACAGTCTCACGAGCATACAACTCGcggctgcagagggagagagcCAACATGTGA